Proteins encoded by one window of Camelus bactrianus isolate YW-2024 breed Bactrian camel chromosome 9, ASM4877302v1, whole genome shotgun sequence:
- the PTGIR gene encoding prostacyclin receptor: protein MADSCRNLTYVQDSAGPATSTLMFVAGVVGNGLALGILGARRRSRPSAFAVLVTGLAVTDLLGTCFLSPAVFVAYARNSSLLGLALGRPTLCDAFAFAMTFFGLASTLILFAMAVERCLALSHPYLYAQLDGPRRARLALPAIYAFCTVFCSLPLLGLGQHQQYCPGSWCFIRMRSAELGGCAFSLAYASLVALLVAAIILCNGSVTLSLCRMYRQQRRHQGSLVPGPRTGEDEVDHLILLALMTGIMTVCSLPLTIRGFTQAIAPDSSETWDLRAFRFNAFNPILDPWVFIIFRKAVFQRLKLWFCCLALRPAQDPSQAAVSQPALGRKDSRAPTTLGGKEGSWVPLSAWGEGQGPPLPVAQPSSSTVGMPSKVGSKAACSLC, encoded by the exons ATGGCGGATTCGTGCCGGAACCTCACGTACGTGCAGGACTCGGCGGGCCCGGCCACCAGCACCCTGATGTTTGTGGCGGGCGTGGTGGGCAATGGGCTGGCGCTGGGCATTTTGGGGGCGCGACGGCGATCACGCCCCTCGGCTTTCGCGGTGCTGGTCACTGGGCTGGCGGTCACTGACCTGCTGGGCACGTGCTTCCTGAGCCCGGCAGTGTTCGTGGCCTACGCCCGCAACAGCTCACTgctgggcctggccctgggccgcCCGACGCTGTGCGACGCCTTCGCCTTCGCCATGACCTTCTTCGGCCTGGCCTCCACGCTCATCCTCTTCGCCATGGCCGTGGAGCGCTGCCTGGCCCTCAGCCACCCCTACCTCTACGCCCAGCTGGACGGGCCGCGCCGCGCCCGCCTGGCGCTGCCGGCCATCTACGCCTTCTGCACTGTCTTCTGCTCGCTGCCCCTGCTGGGCCTGGGCCAACACCAGCAGTACTGCCCGGGAAGCTGGTGCTTCATCCGCATGCGCTCGGCCGAGCTGGGTGGCTGTGCCTTCTCTCTGGCCTATGCCAGCCTCGTGGCCCTGCTGGTGGCCGCCATCATCCTCTGCAACGGCTCCGTCACCCTCAGCCTCTGCCGCATGTACCGCCAGCAGAGGCGCCACCAGGGTTCGCTGGTCCCAGGTCCCCGGACTGGCGAGGATGAGGTTGATCACCTGATTCTGCTGGCCCTCATGACCGGCATCATGACTGTGTGCTCCCTGCCTCTCACG ATCCGCGGCTTCACCCAGGCCATTGCCCCAGACAGCAGTGAGACGTGGGACCTCCGCGCCTTCCGCTTCAATGCCTTCAACCCCATCCTCGACCCCTGGGTCTTCATCATTTTCCGCAAGGCTGTCTTCCAGCGGCTCAAGCTCTGGTTCTGTTGTCTGGCCCTGAGGCCTGCTCAAGATCCCTCACAGGCAGCTGTCTCCCAGCCTGCCTTGGGAAGGAAGGACTCAAGGGCCCCCACGACTCTCggtgggaaggaggggagctGGGTGCCTTTGTCAGcttggggtgaggggcaggggccacCCTTGCCAGTTGCACAGCCATCCAGCAGCACCGTGGGAATGCCGTCCAAAGTGGGGTCCAAGGCTGCCTGCTCCCTCTGCTGA
- the CALM3 gene encoding calmodulin-3, whose amino-acid sequence MADQLTEEQIAEFKEAFSLFDKDGDGTITTKELGTVMRSLGQNPTEAELQDMINEVDADGNGTIDFPEFLTMMARKMKDTDSEEEIREAFRVFDKDGNGYISAAELRHVMTNLGEKLTDEEVDEMIREADIDGDGQVNYEEFVQMMTAK is encoded by the exons ATG gctGACCAGCTGACTGAGGAGCAGATCGCAG aattcAAGGAGGCTTTCTCCCTCTTCGACAAGGATGGAGATGGCACTATCACCACCAAGGAGTTGGGGACAGTGATGAGATCCCTGGGACAGAACCCCACTGAAGCCGAGCTGCAGGACATGATCAATGAGGTGGACGCGGATG GGAACGGGACCATTGACTTCCCGGAGTTCCTGACCATGATGGCCAGAAAGATGAAGGATACAGACAGCGAGGAGGAGATCCGGGAGGCATTCCGTGTCTTTGACAAG GATGGCAACGGCTACATCAGCGCCGCGGAGCTGCGCCACGTCATGACGAACCTAGGGGAGAAGCTGACTGATGAGGAAGTGGATGAGATGATCAGAGAGGCCGACATTGATGGAGACGGCCAGGTCAATTATGAAG AGTTTGTACAGATGATGACTGCGAAGTGA